In Kitasatospora sp. NBC_00240, the following are encoded in one genomic region:
- a CDS encoding sugar phosphate nucleotidyltransferase gives MKAVVMAGGEGTRLRPMTSSMPKPLLPVANRPIMEHVLRLLKRHGLTDTVVTVQFLASLVKNYFGDGEELGMHLTYANEETPLGTAGSVKNAEDALKDDSFLVISGDALTDFDLSDLIAFHREKGALVTVCLTRVPNPLEFGITITDDEGRVERFLEKPTWGQVFSDTVNTGIYVMEPEVFDYVAAGESVDWSSDVFPQLLKEGKPVFGYVAEGYWEDVGTHESYQKAQADVLEGKVEVELDGFEISPGVWVAEGAEVDPEAVLRGPLYIGDYAKVEAGVELREHTVLGSNVVVKRGAFLHKTVVHDNVYIGPQSNLRGCVIGKNTDVMRASRIEEGAVIGDECLIGEESIIAGNVRVYPFKTIEAGAVVNTSVIWESRGQEHLFGVRGVSGILNVEITPELAVRLAGAYATTLKKGATVTIARDHSRGARALKRAMISALQTSAIDVRDLENVPMPVARQHTARGSAGGIFLRTTPGVPDSLDILFFDERGADLSQAGQRKLDRVYARQEYRRAFPGEIGDLLHPASVFDSYAGNLLRAIDTTGVREAGLKVVVDTAHGSAALVMPSILGRLGVEVLTVSGGLDESRPTEDAESRRAGLARLGELVASSRAAFGVRFDPVGERVSFVDELGRVIQDDRALLVLLDLVAAERRSGQVALPVTTTRIAEQVAAYHGTQVTWTTTTPDDLAKAASAEGTVFGGDGRGGYVVPEFSGVLDGAAAFVRLVGLVARTQLTLSQIDARIPQAHIQRRDIATPWAAKGMVMRSVVEAAGSRRLDTTDGVRVVEADGRWTLVLPDPAEAVTHLWAEGPDDQATSQLLDEWAAVVEGAGR, from the coding sequence ATGAAAGCCGTTGTGATGGCAGGGGGCGAGGGCACTCGACTCCGCCCGATGACCTCGAGCATGCCCAAGCCGCTGCTGCCGGTGGCCAACCGGCCGATCATGGAGCACGTGCTTCGGCTGCTGAAGCGGCACGGCCTCACCGACACCGTCGTCACCGTCCAGTTCCTGGCCTCGCTGGTCAAGAACTACTTCGGTGACGGCGAAGAGCTCGGTATGCATTTGACATATGCCAACGAAGAAACCCCGTTGGGCACCGCGGGCAGCGTCAAGAACGCCGAGGACGCGCTCAAGGACGATTCGTTTCTGGTGATCTCCGGCGACGCCCTCACCGACTTCGATCTCTCCGATCTGATCGCCTTCCACCGTGAGAAGGGGGCTCTGGTCACGGTCTGCCTGACCAGGGTGCCCAACCCGCTCGAATTCGGAATCACGATCACCGACGACGAGGGCCGGGTCGAGCGCTTCCTGGAGAAGCCGACCTGGGGCCAGGTCTTCTCGGACACGGTGAACACCGGTATCTATGTGATGGAACCCGAGGTCTTCGACTACGTCGCGGCCGGCGAGTCGGTGGACTGGTCGAGCGACGTCTTCCCGCAGTTGCTCAAGGAGGGCAAGCCGGTCTTCGGCTACGTCGCCGAGGGCTACTGGGAGGACGTGGGCACGCACGAGAGCTACCAGAAGGCCCAGGCGGACGTCCTGGAGGGCAAGGTCGAGGTCGAGCTGGACGGCTTCGAGATCTCGCCCGGGGTCTGGGTGGCCGAGGGTGCGGAGGTCGATCCGGAGGCCGTACTGCGCGGACCCCTCTACATCGGCGACTACGCCAAGGTCGAGGCCGGCGTGGAGCTGCGCGAGCACACCGTGCTGGGCAGCAACGTGGTCGTGAAACGTGGTGCGTTCCTGCACAAGACCGTCGTCCACGACAACGTGTACATCGGGCCGCAGAGCAACCTCCGCGGCTGTGTGATCGGCAAGAACACCGACGTGATGCGCGCCTCCAGGATCGAGGAGGGCGCGGTCATCGGGGACGAGTGCCTGATCGGCGAGGAGTCGATCATCGCGGGCAACGTCCGGGTCTATCCGTTCAAGACCATCGAAGCCGGCGCGGTCGTCAACACCTCGGTGATCTGGGAGTCGCGCGGGCAGGAGCACCTCTTCGGAGTCCGCGGGGTCTCCGGCATCCTCAATGTGGAGATCACACCGGAGCTGGCCGTCCGGCTGGCGGGTGCCTACGCGACGACGCTCAAGAAGGGTGCGACCGTCACCATCGCGCGTGACCACTCGCGTGGTGCGCGCGCGCTCAAGCGGGCGATGATCTCGGCGTTGCAGACCAGCGCGATCGACGTCCGCGACCTGGAGAACGTACCGATGCCGGTGGCCCGGCAGCACACCGCGCGGGGCAGCGCGGGCGGGATCTTCCTGCGGACCACCCCGGGTGTGCCGGACTCGCTGGACATCCTGTTCTTCGACGAGCGCGGCGCCGACCTCTCCCAGGCCGGCCAGCGCAAGCTCGACCGGGTCTACGCCCGGCAGGAGTACCGCCGGGCCTTCCCCGGCGAGATCGGCGACCTGCTCCACCCGGCCAGCGTCTTCGACTCGTACGCGGGCAACCTGCTGCGGGCGATCGACACCACGGGTGTGCGGGAGGCCGGGCTCAAGGTGGTGGTGGACACCGCGCACGGCAGTGCCGCGCTGGTGATGCCGAGCATCCTGGGGCGCCTGGGTGTCGAGGTGCTCACCGTCTCCGGCGGGCTGGACGAGTCCAGGCCGACCGAGGATGCGGAGTCGCGCCGGGCCGGCCTGGCCCGGCTGGGCGAGCTGGTGGCCTCCTCCCGGGCGGCCTTCGGCGTGCGGTTCGACCCGGTCGGCGAGCGGGTGTCCTTCGTGGACGAGCTCGGCCGGGTGATCCAGGACGACCGGGCACTGCTCGTCCTGCTCGACCTGGTCGCGGCGGAGCGGCGCAGCGGGCAGGTGGCCCTGCCGGTGACCACCACCCGCATCGCCGAGCAGGTCGCGGCGTACCACGGCACCCAGGTCACCTGGACCACCACCACCCCGGACGATCTGGCCAAGGCGGCCTCCGCCGAGGGCACGGTCTTCGGCGGAGACGGTCGCGGCGGCTACGTGGTGCCGGAATTCAGCGGTGTCCTGGACGGGGCGGCCGCCTTCGTCCGGCTGGTCGGCCTGGTGGCGCGGACGCAGCTGACACTGAGCCAGATCGACGCCCGGATCCCGCAGGCCCACATCCAGCGGCGGGACATCGCCACACCGTGGGCCGCCAAGGGCATGGTGATGCGCTCCGTGGTGGAGGCGGCCGGCAGTCGCCGGCTGGACACCACCGACGGGGTGCGGGTGGTCGAGGCGGACGGGCGCTGGACGCTCGTCCTGCCGGACCCGGCCGAGGCCGTCACCCACCTCTGGGCCGAGGGGCCGGACGATCAGGCCACCAGCCAGCTGCTGGACGAGTGGGCCGCCGTCGTCGAGGGCGCCGGGAGGTAG
- the ptsP gene encoding phosphoenolpyruvate--protein phosphotransferase, with translation MQQTLRGVGVSHGVAIGQVRHMGTAVLEPPATQIPTEDAPREQARAQAAVDAVAADLIARGNLAGGEAQAVLEAQALMAQDPELMADVRRRITVGSSAERGVYDAFAAYRALLAAAGEYLAGRVADLDDVRNRIVARLLGVPMPGVPDSDEPYVLFARDLAPADTALLDPTLVLGFVTEEGGPTSHSAILARAMGVPAVVALPGATDLAEGVVVAVDGSTGDVLVEPSQEKQDELRRVAAERKAALSASSGPGQTSDGHRVPLLANVGGPADLPAALENGAEGVGLFRTEFLFLDDSAKAPTEEKQIEAYRKVLEAFPEGRVVVRALDAGADKPLDFLTPADEPNPALGVRGLRTLLENPEVMQTQLRALAKAAEGLPVHLEVMAPMVADRVDAKAFADACREAGLQAKFGAMVEIPSAALRARSILQEVEFLSLGTNDLAQYTFAADRQVGALARLQDPWQPALLDLVAFSAEAAKAAGKSCGVCGEAAADPMLACVLTGLGVTSLSMGAASIPYVRTALARYTLAQCKRAAEAARATDTADEARAAAHQVLSGE, from the coding sequence ATGCAGCAGACCCTGCGCGGCGTGGGTGTCAGCCACGGAGTCGCCATCGGCCAGGTGCGGCACATGGGGACGGCCGTCCTCGAACCCCCCGCGACCCAGATCCCGACCGAGGACGCGCCGCGCGAGCAGGCCCGCGCGCAGGCCGCCGTCGACGCGGTGGCCGCCGATCTGATCGCCCGCGGCAACCTGGCCGGCGGCGAGGCGCAGGCCGTGCTGGAGGCGCAGGCCCTGATGGCCCAGGACCCGGAGCTGATGGCCGACGTCCGGCGCCGGATCACCGTGGGCAGCAGCGCCGAGCGCGGTGTCTACGACGCGTTCGCGGCGTACCGGGCGCTGCTGGCCGCCGCCGGCGAGTACCTGGCCGGCCGGGTGGCGGACCTGGACGACGTACGGAACCGGATCGTGGCGCGGCTGCTGGGCGTGCCGATGCCCGGTGTGCCGGACAGCGACGAGCCGTATGTGCTGTTCGCGCGGGATCTCGCGCCGGCCGACACGGCGCTGCTCGACCCGACCCTGGTGCTCGGCTTCGTGACCGAGGAGGGCGGGCCCACCAGCCACAGCGCCATCCTCGCGCGGGCGATGGGCGTGCCGGCCGTGGTGGCACTGCCCGGGGCGACCGATCTCGCCGAGGGCGTCGTGGTGGCCGTCGACGGCAGCACCGGTGACGTGCTGGTGGAGCCGAGCCAGGAGAAGCAGGACGAGCTGCGGCGGGTCGCCGCCGAGCGCAAGGCCGCACTGTCCGCCTCCTCCGGGCCCGGGCAGACCTCGGACGGGCACCGGGTGCCGCTGCTGGCGAACGTGGGCGGTCCCGCGGACCTGCCGGCGGCGCTGGAGAACGGCGCCGAGGGCGTGGGCCTGTTCCGGACCGAGTTCCTCTTCCTCGACGACTCGGCGAAGGCGCCGACCGAGGAGAAGCAGATCGAGGCGTACCGGAAGGTGCTGGAGGCGTTCCCGGAGGGCCGGGTGGTCGTCCGGGCGCTGGACGCGGGCGCCGACAAACCACTGGACTTCCTCACGCCGGCCGACGAGCCGAACCCGGCGCTGGGCGTGCGGGGCTTGCGGACGCTGCTGGAGAACCCCGAGGTCATGCAGACCCAGCTGCGGGCGCTCGCGAAGGCGGCCGAGGGTCTGCCCGTCCACCTGGAGGTGATGGCCCCGATGGTGGCCGACCGGGTGGACGCCAAGGCCTTCGCGGACGCCTGTCGTGAGGCGGGGCTGCAGGCGAAGTTCGGCGCGATGGTGGAAATCCCGTCGGCCGCCCTGCGGGCACGCTCGATCCTGCAGGAGGTGGAGTTCCTGTCGCTGGGGACCAACGACCTCGCGCAGTACACCTTCGCGGCGGACCGGCAGGTCGGGGCGCTCGCGCGGCTGCAGGACCCGTGGCAGCCGGCCCTGCTGGACCTGGTCGCGTTCTCCGCCGAGGCGGCGAAGGCCGCCGGCAAGAGCTGCGGGGTCTGCGGTGAGGCGGCCGCCGACCCGATGCTCGCCTGCGTGCTCACCGGGCTCGGGGTGACCAGCCTGTCGATGGGCGCGGCGTCCATCCCCTACGTGCGCACGGCGCTCGCCAGGTACACGCTGGCGCAGTGCAAGCGGGCAGCCGAGGCCGCCAGGGCGACCGACACCGCCGACGAGGCGCGGGCCGCCGCGCACCAGGTACTGTCCGGCGAGTAG
- a CDS encoding FHA domain-containing protein — protein sequence MRSAPEGVEYATDRPLFRDGTGAPQGGNPAGYGASVDPSGAPRIGFPTGPSTSGGGFAPDPYAGHDPSGLPRQEAVNMGGPTPCPRCGNQNPVAARFCSNCGTALRGGVLPEGAAETTSTISISGLESYDPNATQAGTGTQPALSPEVLSAIDALPPGSALLIVQRGPNSGSRFLLDSDKTTAGRHPQGDIFLDDVTVSRKHVEFRRTPGGGFTVADVGSLNGTYVNRERIDEVSLNNGDEVQIGKYRLVFFASHHRGY from the coding sequence ATGCGATCCGCGCCCGAAGGGGTCGAGTACGCGACCGACCGGCCGCTCTTCAGGGACGGCACCGGCGCCCCCCAGGGAGGGAATCCCGCGGGCTACGGCGCGTCGGTTGACCCCTCCGGCGCCCCGCGCATAGGTTTCCCGACAGGACCCTCAACCTCGGGTGGAGGGTTTGCCCCGGATCCCTACGCCGGGCACGACCCGTCGGGTCTGCCGCGCCAGGAGGCTGTGAACATGGGTGGCCCCACTCCGTGCCCCAGGTGCGGGAACCAGAACCCCGTCGCGGCCCGCTTCTGTTCCAACTGCGGTACCGCGCTGCGTGGTGGCGTGCTCCCCGAGGGCGCCGCGGAGACCACCTCGACCATCTCGATCTCCGGCCTCGAGTCGTACGACCCGAACGCCACCCAGGCCGGCACGGGCACCCAGCCCGCACTGTCGCCCGAGGTGCTGTCGGCGATCGACGCGCTGCCGCCGGGCTCCGCCCTGCTGATCGTGCAGCGCGGCCCGAACTCGGGCAGCCGGTTCCTGCTCGACTCGGACAAGACCACGGCCGGCCGTCACCCGCAGGGCGACATCTTCCTGGACGATGTCACGGTGTCGCGCAAGCACGTCGAGTTCCGCCGGACGCCGGGGGGCGGTTTCACCGTCGCGGACGTCGGCAGCCTCAACGGCACCTACGTCAACCGGGAGCGGATCGACGAGGTGTCCTTGAACAACGGCGACGAGGTGCAGATCGGCAAGTACCGGCTGGTGTTCTTCGCCAGCCACCACCGGGGGTACTGA
- a CDS encoding acetoacetate--CoA ligase, with the protein MSTPPQEQPLWRPNPASAAATKIVAFQKWAAEHHGAPAAPLAPCTDDEQAAARYTDLHAWSTADLDRFWTAVTEWFDVRFSTAPDAVLADPAMPGARWFPGARLNYAEHALRFGEEPANADKPAILHLDETTDRPLTLTWSDLRRQVGSLAAALRAQGVGPGDRVGAYLPNIPQAVVALLATASVGAVWTSCAPDFGARSVLDRLQQIEPAVLFAVDGYHYGGKDHDRTDVVAELRRELPTLRAVVHVPLLGGSAPEGALHWDDLVAADAEPVFEQVPFDHPLWVLYSSGTTGLPKAIVQSQGGILVEHLKQAALHLDLGPEDRFLWYTSTGWMMWNFLVAGLLVGSTVVTYDGSPGHPDTGAFWSVAARTGATVLGTSAAYVMAGRKAELHPGRDLDLSAVRCIGTTGSPLPPDGFRWIYQEVKEDVWLASVSGGTDVCSCFVGGVPTLPVHLGEIQAPCLGAAVESWDVQGRPLTDAVGELVVTKPLPSMPTGFWNDPDGERYRDSYFDMYPGTWRHGDWITVTSRGTVVIHGRSDSTLNRQGVRMGSSDIYEVVERLPEVAESLVIGLEEPDGGYWMPLFVVLAPGAALDDDLRGRIRTSLREQLSPRHVPDEVIAVTGLPHTLTGKRIEVPVKRLLSGTPLERAVNPGSVDNLEHLRFFERLGQDRRA; encoded by the coding sequence GTGAGCACCCCACCCCAGGAGCAGCCGCTCTGGCGGCCCAACCCCGCAAGCGCCGCCGCCACCAAGATCGTCGCTTTCCAGAAGTGGGCCGCCGAACACCACGGCGCCCCCGCCGCCCCGCTCGCCCCCTGCACCGACGACGAACAGGCGGCCGCCCGCTACACCGACCTGCACGCCTGGTCCACCGCCGACCTCGACCGCTTCTGGACGGCCGTCACCGAGTGGTTCGACGTCCGCTTCTCCACCGCGCCCGACGCCGTCCTCGCCGACCCCGCGATGCCCGGTGCCCGTTGGTTCCCCGGCGCCCGCCTCAACTACGCCGAGCACGCGCTCCGCTTCGGCGAGGAGCCGGCCAACGCCGACAAGCCGGCCATCCTCCACCTGGACGAGACCACCGACCGGCCGCTCACCCTCACCTGGTCGGACCTGCGCCGCCAGGTCGGCTCGCTCGCCGCGGCGCTCCGCGCCCAGGGGGTCGGCCCGGGTGACCGGGTCGGCGCCTACCTGCCCAACATCCCGCAGGCCGTGGTGGCCCTCCTCGCCACCGCCTCGGTGGGCGCCGTCTGGACGTCCTGTGCGCCCGACTTCGGCGCCCGTAGCGTCCTGGACCGCCTCCAGCAGATCGAACCGGCGGTCCTTTTCGCCGTCGACGGCTACCACTACGGCGGCAAGGACCACGACCGGACGGACGTCGTCGCCGAGCTGCGCCGGGAGCTCCCCACCCTGCGCGCGGTCGTGCACGTCCCGCTGCTCGGCGGCTCGGCCCCCGAGGGCGCCCTGCACTGGGACGACCTGGTCGCCGCCGACGCCGAGCCGGTCTTCGAGCAGGTCCCGTTCGACCACCCGCTCTGGGTGCTGTACTCCTCGGGCACCACGGGCCTGCCGAAGGCCATCGTCCAGAGCCAGGGCGGGATCCTGGTCGAGCACCTCAAGCAGGCCGCCCTGCACCTCGACCTCGGGCCGGAGGACCGCTTCCTCTGGTACACCTCCACCGGCTGGATGATGTGGAACTTCCTCGTCGCCGGCCTCCTGGTCGGGTCCACCGTCGTCACCTACGACGGCAGCCCCGGCCACCCCGACACCGGCGCCTTCTGGTCGGTCGCCGCCCGCACCGGGGCCACCGTCCTCGGCACCTCCGCCGCGTACGTGATGGCCGGCCGCAAGGCCGAGCTGCACCCGGGCCGCGACCTCGACCTGTCCGCCGTCCGGTGCATCGGCACCACCGGCTCGCCGCTCCCGCCGGACGGCTTCCGCTGGATCTACCAGGAGGTGAAGGAGGACGTCTGGCTCGCCTCGGTCAGCGGCGGCACCGACGTCTGCAGCTGCTTCGTCGGCGGCGTCCCCACCCTCCCGGTCCACCTCGGCGAGATCCAGGCCCCCTGCCTGGGCGCGGCCGTCGAGTCCTGGGACGTCCAGGGCCGCCCGCTGACGGACGCGGTCGGCGAGCTGGTCGTCACCAAGCCGCTGCCGTCCATGCCCACCGGGTTCTGGAACGACCCGGACGGCGAGCGCTACCGGGACAGCTACTTCGACATGTACCCGGGCACCTGGCGCCACGGGGACTGGATCACCGTCACCTCGCGCGGCACCGTGGTCATCCACGGCCGGTCGGACTCCACCCTCAACCGCCAGGGCGTCCGGATGGGCTCCTCCGACATCTACGAGGTGGTCGAACGCCTCCCGGAGGTCGCCGAGTCGCTGGTCATCGGCCTGGAGGAGCCGGACGGCGGTTACTGGATGCCGCTCTTCGTGGTCCTCGCGCCGGGCGCCGCCCTGGACGACGACCTGCGCGGCCGGATCCGCACCTCGCTGCGCGAACAGCTCTCCCCGCGCCACGTCCCGGACGAGGTCATCGCCGTCACCGGCCTGCCGCACACCCTGACCGGCAAGCGGATCGAGGTCCCGGTGAAGCGCCTGCTCTCCGGCACCCCGCTGGAGCGGGCCGTCAACCCCGGCTCGGTCGACAACCTGGAGCACCTGCGCTTCTTCGAGCGGCTCGGCCAGGACCGCCGGGCCTGA
- a CDS encoding small basic family protein — protein MIAVLGLVIGVVVGLFVQPEVPDAVVPYLPIAVVAALDAVFGGVRAMLDGIFDDKVFVVSFLSNVVVAALIVFLGDQLGVGSQLSTGVVVVLGIRIFSNAAAIRRHVFRA, from the coding sequence GTGATTGCCGTACTGGGTCTCGTGATCGGGGTGGTCGTCGGACTCTTCGTCCAGCCCGAGGTGCCGGACGCCGTCGTGCCGTACCTGCCGATCGCGGTGGTGGCGGCGCTCGACGCGGTGTTCGGCGGTGTCCGGGCGATGCTGGACGGGATCTTCGACGACAAGGTCTTCGTGGTGTCCTTCCTCTCCAACGTGGTGGTCGCCGCGCTGATCGTCTTCCTCGGCGACCAGCTCGGGGTCGGATCGCAGCTGTCCACGGGAGTGGTCGTCGTGCTCGGCATCCGGATCTTCTCCAACGCGGCCGCGATCAGGCGCCATGTCTTCCGGGCCTGA
- a CDS encoding PTS glucose transporter subunit IIA, whose protein sequence is MTTVTSPLAGRAVGLAAVPDPVFSGAMVGPGTAIDPVREPTEAVAPVDGLVVSMHPHAFVVMDADGHGVLTHLGIDTVQLNGEGFELLVSKGDQVRRGQPVIKWNPAAVEAAGKSPISPIVALEASADALSTVAESGEVTPGGELFVWN, encoded by the coding sequence ATGACCACTGTGACGTCGCCGCTCGCCGGCCGCGCCGTCGGGCTCGCCGCCGTGCCCGACCCTGTTTTCTCCGGCGCCATGGTGGGTCCTGGCACCGCCATCGACCCGGTGCGTGAGCCGACCGAGGCGGTCGCTCCGGTGGACGGCCTGGTCGTCTCCATGCACCCGCACGCGTTCGTCGTGATGGACGCCGACGGGCACGGTGTGCTGACCCACCTCGGGATCGACACCGTCCAGCTGAACGGCGAGGGCTTCGAGCTGCTGGTGAGCAAGGGCGACCAGGTGCGGCGCGGACAGCCGGTCATCAAGTGGAACCCGGCCGCGGTCGAAGCGGCCGGCAAGTCGCCGATCTCGCCGATCGTGGCGCTGGAGGCCTCGGCCGATGCGCTGAGCACGGTGGCCGAGAGCGGCGAGGTCACCCCGGGCGGCGAGCTCTTCGTCTGGAACTGA
- a CDS encoding DUF881 domain-containing protein — protein MSAAVTAPATASAPRPVPTAVGGRKRLRAAMWPPRVSRGQLVVALLLFSLGLALAIQVRSTNDHNQLRGARQEDLVRILDELDSRQQRLQQEKAQLEQSMAQLENSSNQAKEAQEQTRKKSTELGVLAGTVKATGPGIVLTVDDPQGQVKADMLLDTLQELRAAGAEAIQINDVRVVVNTYFTDTPGGGVQIDGKKISQPYRFTVVGNPQDLTPALNIPGGVVRTLESHQARATIAEQQKIVVDALTELRTPQYAKPAAK, from the coding sequence ATATCCGCGGCCGTCACCGCGCCCGCCACCGCGTCGGCGCCCCGGCCGGTGCCGACCGCCGTCGGCGGCCGCAAGCGGCTCCGGGCGGCGATGTGGCCGCCGCGGGTGTCCCGCGGCCAGCTGGTCGTGGCGCTGCTGCTGTTCTCGCTGGGCCTGGCACTGGCGATCCAGGTGCGCTCCACCAACGACCACAACCAGCTGCGCGGCGCCCGCCAGGAAGACTTGGTGCGCATCCTCGACGAACTGGACAGCCGCCAGCAGCGTCTCCAGCAGGAGAAGGCACAGCTCGAGCAGTCCATGGCCCAGTTGGAGAACAGCTCCAACCAGGCCAAGGAGGCCCAGGAACAGACCAGGAAGAAGTCGACGGAGCTCGGTGTCCTCGCCGGGACGGTCAAAGCCACTGGTCCGGGCATCGTACTGACGGTCGATGATCCCCAAGGGCAGGTGAAGGCGGATATGCTGCTGGACACCCTGCAGGAACTCAGAGCGGCGGGGGCGGAGGCGATTCAGATCAACGACGTGCGCGTGGTGGTGAACACCTACTTCACCGACACTCCGGGGGGCGGTGTGCAGATCGACGGCAAGAAGATCTCGCAGCCGTACCGCTTCACCGTGGTCGGGAACCCGCAGGACCTGACACCCGCGCTGAACATCCCCGGCGGGGTGGTCCGCACGCTGGAGAGTCACCAGGCCCGCGCCACCATCGCCGAGCAGCAGAAGATCGTCGTGGACGCGCTCACCGAGCTGCGGACGCCGCAGTACGCCAAGCCGGCGGCGAAGTGA
- a CDS encoding CDP-alcohol phosphatidyltransferase family protein, with amino-acid sequence MEVQETRVQTDRVLTIPNLLSMGRLVGVPIFLWLILWPVFDGPNNDGWAVLLLMLSGISDYLDGKLARRWGQISRVGQILDPLADRLYVLSTLLGLTWRGILPWWVTTILLAREAFIVCLLPILNRHGYGPLQVSFLGKAATFNLMYAFPLLLLGTGDTWIAEPANVVSWAFIWWGTTLYWWAGILYAVQARQIVKADAASAV; translated from the coding sequence GTGGAGGTCCAGGAGACGCGGGTCCAGACCGATCGCGTCCTCACCATCCCCAACCTGCTGAGCATGGGCCGGCTGGTCGGCGTACCGATCTTCCTCTGGCTCATCCTGTGGCCGGTGTTCGACGGGCCGAACAACGACGGCTGGGCCGTCCTGCTGCTGATGCTGAGCGGTATCAGCGACTACCTCGACGGCAAGCTGGCCCGCAGGTGGGGGCAGATCAGCCGGGTGGGACAGATCCTCGACCCGCTCGCGGACCGTCTCTACGTGCTGTCGACCCTGTTGGGGCTCACCTGGCGCGGCATCCTGCCCTGGTGGGTGACGACGATCCTGCTGGCGCGGGAGGCCTTCATCGTCTGCCTGCTCCCGATTCTGAACCGGCACGGCTACGGTCCGCTGCAGGTGAGTTTTCTCGGGAAGGCCGCGACCTTCAATCTGATGTACGCCTTTCCGCTGCTGCTGCTGGGCACCGGGGACACCTGGATCGCCGAGCCGGCGAACGTGGTCAGCTGGGCCTTCATCTGGTGGGGGACGACCCTCTACTGGTGGGCCGGCATCCTCTATGCGGTGCAGGCCCGGCAGATCGTGAAGGCGGACGCGGCGTCCGCCGTTTGA
- a CDS encoding DUF881 domain-containing protein: MPATPTPSARDGRYSRPDASMSLLTSVMDHGLDEGYAQAAAARGDGRASRVPTTRRGLATLGLGLALVGVVLTVGAVNAHDAQPALAKERDALVRRVTDTTGAADRLQQQVQELRRKVEGTQQQALQSAGDGGLADLAGAVGTGEVSGPGIRLVVEDAAGTGAGGNVDPRQAGGFQNSGRLRDRDLQLIVNGLWQAGAEGVSINGQRLTALSAIRAAGEAVLVDNRPLVPPYTVLAVGDGPKLGPAFESGVAGHYLHLLQDSYGIKFSLSVQSKVTLPAAVGVTLRTAQPVPSAPPSPAAAAPDASGSPTGAGASPSGTPGAVPSAPSPSASSTGAHAPGAKPSGSKTSSSNSPRATGTSPTATAGSPSAGTRSN, encoded by the coding sequence ATGCCAGCGACGCCGACGCCGAGTGCCAGGGACGGACGATACAGCCGCCCCGACGCATCGATGTCCCTGCTGACCAGTGTGATGGACCACGGGTTGGACGAGGGCTACGCGCAGGCGGCGGCGGCCAGGGGCGACGGACGGGCCAGCCGGGTCCCGACCACCCGGCGGGGACTGGCGACCCTGGGGCTGGGGCTCGCCCTGGTGGGGGTCGTCCTGACCGTGGGCGCGGTGAACGCCCACGACGCCCAGCCGGCCCTCGCCAAGGAACGCGACGCGCTGGTCCGCCGCGTGACGGACACCACGGGGGCCGCGGACCGGTTGCAGCAGCAGGTCCAGGAACTGCGACGCAAGGTCGAGGGCACCCAGCAGCAGGCCCTGCAGTCCGCCGGTGACGGCGGTCTCGCCGACCTGGCCGGCGCGGTCGGAACCGGAGAGGTCTCGGGACCGGGCATACGCCTGGTGGTCGAGGACGCCGCCGGTACCGGCGCGGGCGGCAACGTGGACCCCCGGCAGGCCGGGGGCTTCCAGAACAGCGGGCGGCTCCGCGACCGGGACCTGCAGCTGATCGTGAACGGGCTCTGGCAGGCCGGGGCCGAGGGGGTCTCCATCAACGGGCAGCGGCTCACCGCCCTGTCCGCGATCAGGGCCGCGGGGGAGGCCGTCCTGGTGGACAACCGGCCGCTGGTGCCCCCGTACACCGTGCTGGCGGTCGGCGACGGACCCAAGCTGGGCCCCGCCTTCGAGAGTGGCGTCGCCGGGCACTACCTGCACCTGCTGCAGGACAGCTACGGCATCAAGTTCAGCCTCTCCGTCCAGAGCAAGGTGACCCTGCCGGCCGCGGTCGGCGTGACCCTCCGCACGGCGCAGCCCGTACCGTCGGCGCCCCCTTCGCCGGCAGCCGCCGCACCGGACGCTTCGGGATCGCCCACCGGGGCCGGCGCGAGCCCGTCCGGTACGCCGGGCGCCGTGCCGTCCGCCCCTTCGCCGTCCGCTTCCTCGACGGGCGCGCACGCGCCGGGTGCGAAGCCGTCCGGCAGCAAGACCTCCAGCAGCAACTCGCCCAGAGCGACCGGCACCTCGCCGACCGCGACCGCCGGGTCGCCCTCCGCAGGGACAAGGAGCAACTAG